The following coding sequences lie in one Chitinispirillum alkaliphilum genomic window:
- a CDS encoding thioesterase: MSTELSPGISHTSQQIVTTEHSASSLGSGMVEVFATPAMVALMENAAMLAVLPHLPEGQNTVGAEISVKHIKATPIGMTVHSKATLTGVENRKLEFEVTAWDEEGEIGKGRHTRYVIDVERFMGKLKG, from the coding sequence ATGTCAACCGAATTATCCCCGGGTATCAGCCACACATCACAGCAGATAGTAACCACAGAGCACTCTGCCTCCAGTTTGGGATCGGGAATGGTTGAGGTGTTTGCGACTCCGGCCATGGTTGCCCTTATGGAGAATGCGGCTATGCTGGCCGTGCTTCCTCATTTACCAGAGGGACAAAACACCGTTGGTGCCGAAATATCAGTTAAACACATAAAGGCAACCCCCATAGGAATGACTGTACACAGCAAAGCGACCCTTACCGGCGTTGAAAATCGTAAGCTGGAGTTCGAGGTAACAGCCTGGGATGAGGAAGGCGAAATTGGTAAGGGGAGGCATACCCGTTATGTTATCGATGTGGAGCGGTTTATGGGGAAGTTGAAGGGGTAG